A section of the Microbacterium sp. MM2322 genome encodes:
- a CDS encoding DUF4406 domain-containing protein has translation MTSPTPSRPLLILIAGPYASGTGGDPALMQRNLERLEEAAWPIFAAGHIPMIGEWVALPVLRSAGGHGPLDPLATEVMYPTAQRLLQHCDAVLRLPGGSRGADQDVAIARERGLPVYSTIAEIPRMPEISR, from the coding sequence ATGACATCTCCCACGCCGTCCCGCCCGCTGCTCATTCTCATCGCCGGTCCCTACGCATCCGGCACCGGGGGAGACCCCGCCCTCATGCAGCGGAACCTCGAGCGCCTCGAAGAGGCCGCGTGGCCGATCTTCGCGGCCGGTCACATTCCGATGATCGGCGAATGGGTGGCGCTTCCCGTGCTCAGGAGCGCGGGGGGACATGGTCCGCTCGATCCGCTGGCGACGGAGGTCATGTACCCGACCGCGCAGCGCCTGCTCCAGCACTGCGACGCCGTCCTGAGGCTGCCCGGCGGGTCGCGGGGTGCCGATCAGGACGTCGCGATCGCCCGCGAACGCGGCCTCCCGGTGTACTCCACGATCGCCGAGATCCCGCGGATGCCGGAGATCAGCCGGTGA
- a CDS encoding DMT family transporter, which translates to MILPGTTINDLTDELVGVFQNPAILVGIPLAVVGAVFMSFGAQYQHRGVQKVEKLTAQAGVSGLTGGQLVRLLTRPSWVLGTVMLGLAILCQLAALSFAPLILVQPIGAISLVITTLLNARISGHKPTRRSITSIALCVGGIFIFVTVAALYATERPISDGQLLTVLWILLGVVVVLAALWVTLRKRMRALFYIVAAGVVYGFVATLAKVIINRIANGDFEWLTVLCIVALLAGTAMGAYFVQTAYSSGPPDLVIAGLTVIDPIVAIIIGLAILDEARGAPLGAYIGFAIAGALAVTGVFQLARYHPQVVSESQEIPIQRGSGDAADGKRPSTGSVRLTEAVSKVWPEPPVKDEDRRGR; encoded by the coding sequence GTGATTCTCCCCGGGACGACGATCAACGATCTCACCGATGAACTGGTGGGCGTGTTCCAGAATCCGGCGATCCTGGTCGGCATCCCCCTCGCGGTGGTCGGCGCTGTCTTCATGTCGTTCGGCGCGCAGTACCAGCACCGCGGCGTGCAGAAGGTCGAGAAGCTGACGGCACAGGCCGGGGTGTCCGGCCTCACCGGTGGTCAGCTCGTGCGACTACTCACGCGTCCGTCCTGGGTGCTCGGCACCGTCATGCTGGGCCTCGCGATCCTCTGTCAGCTGGCGGCGCTGTCGTTCGCGCCGCTCATCCTCGTCCAGCCCATCGGCGCCATCTCGCTCGTCATCACGACGCTGCTGAACGCGCGCATCAGCGGGCACAAGCCGACGCGTCGGTCCATCACCTCGATCGCACTCTGCGTCGGCGGCATCTTCATCTTCGTCACGGTCGCCGCGCTGTATGCGACCGAGCGTCCGATCAGTGACGGACAGTTGCTGACCGTTCTGTGGATCCTCTTGGGCGTCGTGGTGGTCCTCGCCGCCCTGTGGGTCACACTGCGCAAGCGGATGCGGGCACTGTTCTACATCGTGGCCGCGGGCGTCGTCTACGGTTTCGTCGCGACGCTCGCGAAGGTCATCATCAACCGGATCGCGAACGGCGACTTCGAGTGGCTGACGGTCCTCTGCATCGTCGCGCTTCTCGCCGGCACGGCGATGGGCGCCTACTTCGTGCAGACCGCGTACTCGTCCGGTCCGCCCGACCTCGTCATCGCCGGGCTCACGGTGATCGACCCCATCGTCGCGATCATCATCGGTCTCGCCATCCTCGACGAGGCGCGTGGTGCACCACTCGGGGCGTACATCGGTTTCGCGATTGCCGGCGCTCTCGCCGTCACCGGCGTCTTCCAGCTCGCGCGCTACCACCCGCAGGTGGTCAGCGAGAGCCAGGAGATCCCGATCCAGCGGGGAAGTGGGGATGCCGCCGACGGCAAGCGTCCGTCGACGGGATCCGTCCGTCTCACCGAAGCAGTATCGAAGGTCTGGCCGGAACCGCCCGTGAAGGACGAGGATCGGCGCGGGCGATAA
- a CDS encoding glutathione peroxidase, producing MTEIPPLRDIPFVTAYGKEATLGEFGDKAFLIVNVASKCGLAPQYEQLEELQRQYGDRGLQVIGFPCNQFMGQEPGSMEEILDYCAVNWGITFPIMDKVRVNGSSAAPLYKALKKTPNAERAKGPVMWNFEKFLVTRDGELHRFRPQTKPNEPEVISAIESALA from the coding sequence ATGACCGAGATCCCCCCTCTTCGCGACATCCCGTTCGTCACTGCCTACGGGAAGGAGGCGACCCTCGGCGAGTTCGGCGACAAGGCGTTCCTCATCGTGAACGTCGCATCCAAGTGCGGGCTCGCACCGCAGTACGAGCAGCTCGAGGAGCTGCAGCGCCAGTACGGCGACCGCGGCCTGCAGGTCATCGGCTTCCCCTGCAACCAGTTCATGGGTCAGGAGCCCGGGTCGATGGAGGAGATCCTCGACTACTGCGCCGTCAACTGGGGCATCACCTTCCCCATCATGGACAAGGTCCGCGTCAACGGGTCGAGCGCCGCTCCCCTGTACAAGGCCCTCAAGAAGACCCCGAACGCCGAGCGGGCGAAGGGTCCGGTCATGTGGAACTTCGAGAAGTTCCTCGTCACTCGCGACGGCGAGCTGCACCGTTTCCGCCCGCAGACGAAGCCGAACGAGCCCGAGGTCATCAGCGCGATCGAGAGCGCTCTCGCCTGA
- a CDS encoding ATP-binding cassette domain-containing protein encodes MPRVTDPDAAIFCSDLSIARASADTRVVDGVSFRVLPGETIAVMGATGSGKSSLASCLAGADHRDLRVVGGTGEVAGVSLRARGRAGRIRSYRTGHLGQGVNSALPSRLTISDIVAEPITARDRKVNQRALALRVASLLDELQLPIGASEKFPYELSSGMRQRVAIARSLVLDPQVLIADEPYANLDVDVRPAVRDALRRRTTGGMALLVVTNERELVTDLDAQVLVLREGHPVGVGSRLDDVRWTPDEATRIGG; translated from the coding sequence ATGCCTCGAGTGACCGATCCGGATGCCGCGATCTTCTGTTCGGATCTGTCCATCGCTCGCGCCTCGGCCGACACGCGCGTCGTCGACGGGGTGTCGTTCCGCGTGCTGCCCGGTGAGACGATCGCCGTCATGGGGGCGACAGGGTCGGGGAAGTCGAGCCTCGCGTCATGTCTCGCAGGTGCCGACCATCGCGACCTGCGCGTCGTCGGCGGAACCGGAGAGGTCGCCGGGGTGTCATTGCGGGCGCGGGGGCGTGCGGGCCGCATCCGGAGCTATCGGACGGGCCACCTGGGGCAGGGCGTGAATTCGGCACTGCCGTCGCGGCTGACGATCTCCGATATCGTCGCGGAACCGATCACCGCTCGCGACCGCAAGGTCAATCAGCGCGCGCTCGCCCTCCGCGTCGCCTCGCTCCTGGACGAGCTGCAACTGCCGATCGGCGCCTCCGAGAAGTTTCCCTACGAACTGAGCTCCGGCATGCGTCAACGAGTCGCGATCGCCCGCAGCCTCGTGCTGGATCCGCAGGTGTTGATCGCAGACGAGCCCTACGCCAACCTCGACGTCGACGTCCGTCCCGCGGTGCGCGACGCGCTGCGTCGGCGGACGACGGGCGGAATGGCACTGCTCGTGGTCACCAATGAGCGGGAGCTCGTGACCGATCTCGACGCCCAAGTCCTCGTGTTGCGCGAGGGTCATCCCGTGGGGGTCGGCTCCCGTCTGGATGACGTGCGGTGGACGCCCGATGAGGCGACCCGCATCGGTGGCTGA
- a CDS encoding DeoR/GlpR family DNA-binding transcription regulator → MLAAARKQLLLTRLRTDGRIVAKELAAELGLSEDSIRRDLRELDAAGLAVRVYGGALPASPAVADYGTRASVATDSKTRVARRAAELIEPGSTVIIDGGTTALATVRELDPDRECTIITHSPTVAAALLSHRAEVIILGGRLFKHSAVASGAAAVEAAQSISADRFLLGVTGIHPEAGLTTGDADEAAMKRALAGRASETFVLGSAEKVGAASRYLILPLDAVAGIVVDREAEDAETVGELERRGVNILR, encoded by the coding sequence ATGCTCGCCGCCGCTCGTAAACAGTTGCTGCTGACCCGACTCCGAACGGACGGACGAATCGTGGCGAAGGAGCTCGCTGCGGAGTTGGGCCTCTCCGAGGACAGCATCCGTCGGGATCTTCGTGAACTGGATGCCGCCGGTCTGGCTGTCCGGGTGTACGGCGGCGCACTGCCCGCTTCCCCTGCCGTGGCGGACTACGGCACTCGCGCGTCGGTCGCCACCGACAGCAAGACCCGTGTGGCGCGCCGCGCCGCGGAGCTCATCGAGCCTGGCAGCACGGTGATCATCGACGGCGGCACGACGGCCCTCGCGACCGTCCGAGAGCTCGACCCCGACAGAGAATGCACGATCATCACGCATAGCCCGACGGTGGCGGCGGCCCTCCTGTCGCATCGAGCCGAGGTGATCATCCTCGGCGGTCGCCTCTTCAAGCACTCGGCGGTCGCATCCGGTGCCGCCGCCGTAGAAGCCGCTCAGTCGATCAGCGCCGACCGCTTCCTGCTCGGGGTCACCGGAATCCACCCCGAGGCCGGCCTGACGACCGGCGACGCCGATGAAGCGGCGATGAAGCGCGCGCTCGCCGGCCGGGCCAGCGAGACATTCGTCCTGGGCAGCGCAGAGAAGGTCGGGGCCGCTTCGCGCTATCTGATCCTGCCGCTCGATGCGGTAGCCGGGATCGTCGTCGACAGAGAAGCGGAAGACGCCGAGACCGTCGGGGAACTCGAGCGACGGGGCGTCAACATCCTGCGCTGA
- a CDS encoding DUF3145 domain-containing protein encodes MATPHVRGVIFIHSAPRALCPHLEWAAGRALGHAVSFDWADQPVQPGSRRAEFYWEGPAGSGAALATAMRGWEHLRYEVTEDPTPRSDGGRWLHTPSLGIHYAQTDAAGNVVVGEDRIRYAMEIAAGDMSELQRELNVALGASWDEELEPFRHASDDAPVVWLHKVG; translated from the coding sequence ATGGCTACACCTCACGTGCGCGGAGTGATCTTCATTCACTCAGCGCCACGCGCGCTGTGTCCCCACCTCGAGTGGGCTGCTGGTCGCGCCCTCGGGCACGCCGTCAGCTTCGACTGGGCTGACCAGCCTGTCCAGCCGGGCAGCCGTCGCGCAGAGTTCTATTGGGAGGGTCCCGCGGGCAGCGGTGCCGCTCTCGCCACCGCCATGCGCGGGTGGGAGCACCTGCGCTACGAGGTGACGGAAGATCCGACGCCTCGCAGCGACGGTGGTCGCTGGCTCCACACGCCGAGTCTCGGCATCCATTACGCACAGACGGATGCCGCAGGAAACGTCGTCGTGGGCGAGGATCGCATCCGCTACGCGATGGAGATCGCTGCCGGCGACATGAGCGAGCTGCAGCGCGAACTGAACGTCGCGCTCGGAGCGTCGTGGGACGAGGAGCTCGAACCGTTCCGCCACGCGAGCGACGACGCACCCGTCGTCTGGCTCCACAAGGTCGGCTGA
- a CDS encoding deoxyguanosinetriphosphate triphosphohydrolase — MRSSTPVAAETVTGASVGIAAGRPTGYDDHDAERFHPERHRSLRDGFARDRARVLHSAAFRRLAAKTQVLSPASPDDFARNRLTHSLEVAQVGRELAIALELSPDVVDTACLSHDLGHPPFGHNGERALNDWAEDIGGFEGNAQSLRILARLEPKVVDDDGESFGLNLTRASLDATCKYPWTADHAIPDPGGRQKFGVYAEDEAVFHWMRQGAPGRVRCIEAEVMDLSDDIAYSVHDFEDAVLNGYLDPRRLADPRERESLLTAIQAWVGLGFSRDELADALYRLVRLPEWMTEFDGTRASVGRLKNLTSDFIGRFARAATSATREHYDTPALTRYRGRMMVPRVIEAEMAVLKGTIGAFVVSIDGRKGLYKEQRRVLKRLASALLERPENLDRVHAVDFAAATTDAERKRVVVDQVATLTDRFAIEWHAALVGPVDLRELGLWPAGSRAAANPGYALPEPIEGL; from the coding sequence ATGCGGAGCTCGACACCAGTGGCGGCTGAGACGGTGACCGGAGCGAGCGTGGGCATCGCCGCCGGTCGTCCCACGGGCTACGACGACCACGACGCCGAGCGGTTCCACCCGGAGCGGCACCGATCCCTTCGAGACGGGTTCGCCCGCGACCGTGCTCGCGTGCTCCACTCCGCGGCCTTCCGGCGTCTCGCCGCGAAGACGCAGGTTCTGAGCCCGGCCAGCCCCGACGATTTCGCGCGGAACCGCCTCACGCACTCGCTCGAGGTCGCCCAGGTGGGTCGCGAGCTCGCGATCGCACTCGAGCTGTCGCCCGACGTCGTCGACACCGCCTGCCTGAGTCACGACCTCGGGCATCCGCCGTTCGGGCACAACGGCGAACGCGCCCTCAACGACTGGGCCGAGGACATCGGGGGGTTCGAGGGCAACGCGCAGTCGCTCCGCATCCTCGCGCGGCTCGAGCCGAAGGTCGTCGACGACGACGGCGAGAGCTTCGGACTCAACCTGACCCGGGCGAGCCTCGACGCCACCTGCAAGTACCCGTGGACTGCGGATCACGCGATCCCCGATCCCGGCGGCCGGCAGAAGTTCGGGGTCTACGCCGAGGACGAGGCCGTCTTCCACTGGATGCGCCAGGGTGCCCCCGGCCGGGTGCGGTGCATCGAGGCCGAGGTCATGGATCTCTCCGACGACATCGCGTACTCCGTGCACGACTTCGAAGATGCTGTTCTCAACGGATACCTCGATCCTCGCCGCCTGGCCGACCCCCGCGAGCGTGAGTCGCTCCTGACGGCGATCCAAGCGTGGGTGGGCCTCGGCTTCAGCCGCGATGAGCTCGCCGATGCGCTGTACCGTCTGGTGCGGCTCCCGGAGTGGATGACCGAGTTCGACGGCACTCGCGCGTCGGTGGGTCGGTTGAAGAACCTCACCTCCGATTTCATCGGACGCTTCGCGCGCGCGGCGACGTCGGCGACGCGGGAGCACTACGACACCCCCGCGCTGACGCGATACCGCGGTCGGATGATGGTGCCCCGCGTCATCGAGGCCGAGATGGCGGTGCTCAAGGGCACCATCGGTGCGTTCGTCGTGTCGATCGACGGACGCAAGGGGCTCTACAAGGAGCAGCGTCGTGTGCTCAAGCGCCTGGCATCGGCTCTGCTCGAGCGACCCGAGAATCTCGACCGCGTCCACGCCGTCGACTTCGCGGCCGCGACGACGGATGCCGAGCGCAAGCGCGTCGTCGTCGACCAGGTCGCGACCCTGACCGACCGCTTCGCGATCGAGTGGCACGCGGCGCTCGTCGGTCCCGTCGATCTCCGCGAACTGGGACTGTGGCCGGCCGGGTCGCGTGCCGCCGCGAACCCCGGGTACGCGCTCCCTGAGCCGATCGAAGGCCTCTGA
- the def gene encoding peptide deformylase produces the protein MAVLPIRIMGEPVLHSVAAPVAEVTDDIRTLVADMFETMDTAPGVGLAAPQVGVGLRIYTYSYQDDEGEPWRGVILNPELWMSPPEPGEPDPDDESEGCLSFPGERFPLRRADEVMVTGTDLDGGHVEIRVDGWRARIMQHEFDHLNGILYIDRLSDSDWKTAQKIARKRGWGKPGQSWMPGLDDLDA, from the coding sequence GTGGCCGTACTTCCGATTCGCATCATGGGCGAACCCGTCCTCCATTCCGTCGCCGCTCCCGTCGCTGAGGTGACGGACGACATCCGCACGCTCGTCGCCGACATGTTCGAGACGATGGACACGGCGCCCGGTGTGGGTCTCGCTGCCCCCCAGGTGGGCGTGGGGCTCCGCATCTACACGTACTCGTATCAGGACGACGAGGGTGAGCCCTGGCGAGGCGTCATCCTCAACCCGGAGCTGTGGATGTCGCCGCCGGAGCCCGGCGAGCCCGACCCCGACGACGAATCCGAGGGATGCCTGTCGTTCCCCGGCGAGCGGTTCCCTCTCCGCCGCGCCGATGAGGTCATGGTCACCGGCACCGACCTCGACGGCGGGCACGTCGAGATCCGCGTGGACGGGTGGCGTGCCCGCATCATGCAGCACGAGTTCGATCACCTCAACGGCATCCTCTACATCGATCGGCTATCCGACTCCGACTGGAAGACGGCGCAGAAGATCGCCCGCAAGCGCGGGTGGGGAAAGCCCGGACAGAGCTGGATGCCGGGCCTCGACGACCTCGACGCCTGA
- the dnaG gene encoding DNA primase: MARIRQADVDEVKARTNIVDIVGERVALKSAGVGSMKGLCPFHDERSPSFNVRPQAGYYHCFGCGESGDVYSFLRAMDHLSFTEAVERLAARIGYQLHYEDGGAAPETSGRTRLYQANTAAAEYFRTQLATAEAETGRRFLGERGFDAGAAAHFGVGYAPKGWNNMRDALRAQGFTDEELATAGLVSQGQRGVYDRFRGRVVWPIRDLTGQTIGFGARKLYDDDQGPKYLNTPETPIYKKAQVLYGLDLAKKDVSRSHRVVVVEGYTDVMACHLAGITTAIATCGTAFGSDHITVLRRVLGDDSAAGEVIFTFDPDAAGQKAALRAFADEKRFAAQTYVAVAPDGLDPCDLRLNRGDGAVRALMDAKAPMFEFVIDQKLAGFDLRSVEGRVGALRAAAPIVAEIRDPSLRPGYTRVLARKLGMDLSEVTPAVERAARGSQAPRGRGPAAAETTDETQASVRVSVATLPRTASVTLERDALMGVLQYGHVLDADEVDAALQIPMEHPALETVRQAVVAQPDRSRVGWSTAAVDATREPYRGLAAELLTASFPALTEIEAKASARALCLRLRLRAIDREKAELLGAVQRVSAESEEGRSVRVALRDLDQRRRTLAELV; encoded by the coding sequence ATGGCGCGCATCCGGCAGGCGGACGTCGACGAGGTCAAGGCGCGGACCAACATCGTCGACATCGTCGGCGAGCGGGTCGCGCTGAAGTCTGCCGGTGTCGGCTCGATGAAGGGCCTGTGTCCGTTCCACGATGAGCGGAGCCCGAGCTTCAACGTCCGTCCGCAGGCCGGCTACTACCACTGCTTCGGATGCGGCGAGTCGGGCGATGTCTACTCGTTCCTCCGCGCGATGGATCACCTGTCGTTCACGGAGGCGGTCGAGCGTCTCGCGGCGCGCATCGGGTATCAGCTGCACTACGAGGACGGCGGTGCTGCACCCGAGACCAGCGGGCGCACCCGGCTCTACCAGGCGAACACAGCGGCCGCGGAGTACTTCCGCACACAGCTGGCGACGGCCGAGGCCGAAACCGGTCGTCGGTTCCTCGGCGAGCGGGGTTTCGATGCGGGAGCCGCTGCGCATTTCGGGGTCGGTTACGCCCCCAAGGGCTGGAACAACATGCGCGATGCGCTCCGTGCGCAGGGGTTCACGGATGAGGAGCTCGCCACGGCGGGACTCGTCTCGCAGGGACAGCGTGGCGTCTACGACCGTTTCCGCGGTCGCGTCGTGTGGCCGATCCGTGACCTCACCGGACAGACGATCGGCTTCGGTGCGCGCAAGCTCTATGACGACGATCAGGGCCCGAAGTACCTGAACACCCCCGAGACGCCCATCTACAAGAAGGCGCAGGTCCTCTACGGGCTCGACCTCGCGAAGAAGGACGTCTCTCGCTCGCACCGTGTCGTCGTCGTCGAGGGGTACACCGACGTCATGGCGTGCCACCTCGCGGGCATCACGACGGCGATCGCCACCTGCGGTACCGCCTTCGGTTCGGACCACATCACCGTGCTCCGTCGGGTGTTGGGGGATGACAGCGCGGCGGGCGAGGTCATCTTCACGTTCGACCCGGATGCCGCGGGCCAGAAGGCCGCGCTGCGCGCCTTCGCCGACGAGAAGCGATTCGCCGCGCAGACCTACGTCGCGGTCGCGCCGGACGGGCTCGACCCGTGCGATCTGCGGCTCAACCGCGGCGACGGTGCCGTGCGCGCCCTGATGGACGCGAAAGCGCCGATGTTCGAGTTCGTGATCGATCAGAAGCTCGCCGGCTTCGATCTGCGCAGCGTCGAGGGTCGCGTCGGTGCGCTGCGGGCGGCTGCCCCCATCGTGGCGGAGATTCGCGACCCGTCGCTCCGCCCCGGGTACACGCGCGTGCTCGCCCGCAAGCTCGGGATGGACCTCAGCGAGGTGACGCCAGCCGTCGAGCGGGCCGCGCGGGGGAGTCAGGCGCCCCGCGGGCGAGGGCCCGCTGCCGCGGAGACGACGGACGAGACGCAGGCATCCGTCCGGGTGTCGGTGGCGACGTTGCCGCGAACAGCAAGCGTCACACTCGAGCGCGACGCGCTGATGGGCGTGCTGCAGTACGGGCACGTACTCGACGCCGATGAGGTGGATGCCGCACTCCAGATTCCCATGGAGCACCCGGCTCTGGAGACCGTCCGCCAGGCGGTCGTCGCTCAGCCGGATCGCTCCCGTGTGGGCTGGTCGACGGCGGCGGTGGATGCCACCCGCGAGCCCTACCGGGGGTTGGCGGCGGAGCTGTTGACCGCGTCGTTCCCGGCTCTCACGGAGATCGAGGCGAAGGCGTCCGCCCGCGCACTGTGCCTCCGCCTGCGCCTTCGCGCGATCGACCGCGAGAAGGCGGAACTTCTCGGAGCGGTCCAGCGGGTGTCCGCGGAGTCCGAGGAGGGTCGCTCGGTGCGTGTGGCGCTCCGCGACCTGGATCAGCGGCGACGGACTCTCGCCGAACTCGTCTGA
- a CDS encoding AAA family ATPase, with amino-acid sequence MLSADDPLPFAPRRIVIAGTTGVGKSTLARRLAELWELEYTELDSLFHGAGWTQRPEFLDDVRRVADVDRWVSEWGYFSSGGGQLLGARADLAVWLDFPRRIARTRLLRRTLRRRIRRERLWNDNVEPPLWTVLSDPDHILRWEMRTHGTWKKRMPVVAAEYDLTVVRITHPRDLERWLEGPAAAVAR; translated from the coding sequence ATGCTCTCGGCAGACGACCCGCTCCCGTTCGCCCCTCGCCGCATCGTGATCGCCGGGACGACCGGCGTCGGGAAGTCAACCCTCGCCCGTCGCCTCGCCGAGCTGTGGGAGCTGGAGTACACCGAGCTCGATTCGCTCTTCCACGGCGCGGGGTGGACGCAGCGGCCGGAGTTCCTCGACGACGTCCGTCGGGTGGCGGACGTCGACCGCTGGGTGTCGGAGTGGGGCTACTTCAGCTCGGGCGGCGGCCAGCTCCTCGGCGCGCGAGCGGACCTCGCCGTGTGGCTCGACTTCCCCCGCCGGATCGCCCGCACGCGGCTGCTGCGTCGCACGCTCCGTCGCCGCATCCGCCGCGAGCGTCTCTGGAACGACAACGTCGAACCGCCGCTCTGGACGGTCCTCAGCGACCCCGATCACATCCTCCGGTGGGAGATGCGCACGCACGGCACCTGGAAGAAGCGGATGCCGGTCGTCGCCGCCGAGTACGACCTCACCGTCGTCCGGATCACCCATCCCCGCGACCTGGAGCGCTGGCTCGAGGGACCCGCCGCGGCGGTCGCCCGCTGA
- the dusB gene encoding tRNA dihydrouridine synthase DusB — protein MSTTLAPPAPLRIGPITLDAPVVLAPMAGITNTAFRRLCREYGAGLYVSEMITTRALVERNATTMRLIRHHESETPRSIQLYGVDPATVEAAVRIIVEEDHADHVDLNFGCPVPKVTRKGGGAALPWKTELFREIVERAAKAAGAVPLTVKMRKGIDSDHLTYLEAGRIAEGAGVAAVALHARTASEFYSGHADWSAIAKLKETVTSVPVLGNGDIWSAEDARRMMAETGCDGVVVGRGCLGRPWLFGDLARELGTGHAADPVDATLGFVASAFRRHAELLVEFFESEDRGCRDIRKHVAWYFKGYPVGGDLRAKLATASSLDEIDELLATLDLDAPYPGAAAEGQRGRAGTPKRPALPDGWLDSREIGHAASTALADAELDTSGG, from the coding sequence ATGTCCACGACCCTCGCACCCCCCGCGCCGCTGCGCATCGGGCCCATCACCCTCGACGCACCCGTCGTGCTGGCGCCCATGGCGGGAATCACGAACACGGCGTTCCGTCGCCTCTGCCGCGAGTACGGCGCCGGCCTCTACGTGAGCGAGATGATCACGACCCGCGCCCTCGTCGAGCGCAACGCCACGACGATGCGCCTCATCCGCCACCACGAGTCCGAGACTCCGCGTTCGATCCAGCTCTACGGCGTCGATCCGGCGACCGTCGAAGCCGCGGTCCGCATCATCGTCGAGGAGGACCACGCCGATCACGTCGACCTCAACTTCGGCTGCCCCGTGCCGAAGGTGACCCGCAAGGGCGGCGGCGCCGCACTGCCGTGGAAGACGGAGCTCTTCCGCGAGATCGTCGAGCGCGCTGCGAAGGCGGCGGGTGCCGTTCCCCTCACGGTGAAGATGCGGAAGGGGATCGATTCGGATCACCTGACGTACCTCGAGGCGGGCCGGATCGCCGAGGGCGCCGGTGTCGCTGCCGTCGCGCTCCACGCCCGCACCGCGTCCGAGTTCTACTCCGGGCACGCCGATTGGTCCGCGATCGCGAAGCTGAAGGAGACGGTCACGAGCGTGCCGGTCCTCGGCAACGGCGACATCTGGTCGGCAGAGGACGCCCGTCGAATGATGGCAGAGACCGGATGCGACGGTGTCGTGGTCGGACGCGGATGCCTCGGCCGTCCCTGGCTCTTCGGCGACCTCGCGCGCGAACTCGGCACCGGCCACGCGGCAGACCCGGTCGATGCGACCCTCGGCTTTGTCGCCTCCGCGTTCCGCCGCCACGCGGAGCTCCTCGTCGAGTTCTTCGAGAGCGAGGACCGCGGCTGCCGCGACATCCGTAAGCACGTCGCGTGGTACTTCAAGGGGTACCCCGTCGGGGGAGACCTCCGGGCAAAGCTGGCGACGGCGTCGAGCCTCGACGAGATCGACGAGCTGCTTGCGACCCTCGACCTCGACGCGCCCTACCCGGGCGCCGCGGCAGAAGGCCAGCGCGGCCGCGCCGGAACGCCGAAGCGTCCGGCTCTGCCCGACGGCTGGCTCGACTCGCGGGAGATCGGGCACGCGGCATCCACCGCCCTCGCCGATGCGGAGCTCGACACCAGTGGCGGCTGA
- a CDS encoding ester cyclase, giving the protein MEPWELHGWFEEYLDACNRHDLEAVRELLDPGVRRAHLPGGADAWIEDLADLFHGFPDWRWKTIQVVAEEDRVAAHLRAGGTHTGPWRGVAATRRHVNVAEFQFLRISAYRVVAASGSGDAEIRAQLTG; this is encoded by the coding sequence GTGGAACCGTGGGAGCTGCACGGGTGGTTCGAGGAGTACCTCGACGCGTGCAACCGTCACGACCTCGAGGCGGTGCGCGAGCTCCTCGACCCCGGAGTCCGGCGCGCCCACCTGCCCGGTGGGGCCGATGCGTGGATCGAGGACCTGGCGGACCTCTTCCACGGCTTCCCCGACTGGCGGTGGAAGACGATCCAGGTGGTCGCGGAGGAGGACCGCGTCGCCGCTCACCTCCGAGCCGGCGGCACGCACACGGGCCCGTGGCGCGGCGTCGCTGCGACCCGTCGACACGTCAACGTCGCCGAGTTCCAGTTCCTGCGGATCAGCGCATATCGCGTCGTGGCAGCGAGCGGTTCCGGCGATGCCGAGATCCGCGCGCAACTCACCGGCTGA
- a CDS encoding DsbA family oxidoreductase: MTDPIKIDVWSDIACPWCYIGKRNLETGLAEVATDADAPRVEVTFHSYELSPDTPVDFEGTEIDFLSHYKGMPADQVEQMLERVTGVAADAGLGYRFDILKHTNTVKAHELLHFAKEQGMQKEMTERLMSAYFTEGRHVGRVDDLADLAAEAGLDREAAREALESGRYLEAVRADQAQAQAYGIQGVPFFVIDGKYGVSGAQPAAAFAQIARQVWAERAEAPAAN, encoded by the coding sequence GTGACGGACCCCATCAAGATCGACGTGTGGAGCGATATCGCCTGCCCGTGGTGCTACATCGGAAAAAGAAACCTCGAGACCGGCCTGGCGGAGGTGGCGACGGATGCCGACGCTCCCCGGGTGGAGGTGACCTTCCACTCGTACGAGTTGTCTCCTGACACCCCCGTCGACTTCGAAGGTACGGAGATCGACTTCCTCTCCCACTACAAGGGGATGCCGGCGGACCAGGTCGAGCAGATGCTCGAGCGCGTGACGGGCGTCGCCGCCGACGCCGGCCTCGGCTACCGATTCGACATCCTGAAGCACACCAACACGGTGAAGGCTCACGAGCTGCTGCACTTCGCCAAAGAGCAGGGAATGCAGAAGGAGATGACCGAGCGTCTGATGTCGGCCTACTTCACCGAGGGCCGTCACGTCGGCCGCGTCGACGACCTGGCTGACCTCGCCGCCGAGGCGGGTCTCGACCGCGAGGCCGCTCGCGAGGCACTCGAGTCGGGCCGCTACCTCGAGGCCGTACGCGCCGACCAGGCGCAGGCCCAGGCCTACGGCATCCAGGGCGTCCCGTTCTTCGTCATCGACGGCAAGTACGGCGTCAGCGGTGCTCAGCCCGCCGCCGCGTTCGCGCAGATCGCCCGCCAGGTGTGGGCCGAGCGTGCGGAAGCACCCGCCGCCAACTGA